The Pedobacter africanus genome has a window encoding:
- a CDS encoding ligand-binding sensor domain-containing protein, giving the protein MKNNTLRQASFFLAVTALFLSFKLCGYAQTTYLQHFSTKNGLPSNNCYYTLQDSKGYIWISSDAGVSRFDGKLFENFSIDDGLPDNQILQMKEDRSGKIWFLALNGQLSYYFNGKIYNETNNQLLKLLKFNAVVVSFFEDSKGRIWFGTNKNLLVMYDGKSIMKYMSANASLQFINTFIHEDRAGNIWAFGKACVRVFKNKQFHIVPHVTLPLSYKTSLNLPDKTMAYLGRNGLNIHNGLRQQYTRLKIDSTLLTNDLGFFFLDKNNDIWLSNSNGIYHTEPYGKTTRYLINISSSQVIKDSKNNMWFTTNSGIYMLPRKEERLYLINSGNGLNTDGVKSIMKDDQQRLWLGMDDASINILQPNSYKVSKIQLPERKKYATIKQLDLDTLNDAMYFASDYGMGRLTGIHDQKPKIEYLKETNDSLYVVKSFSIGKDNSLALALSSGVFILPDRIRKFEFTSLYFRQGVGFFNNRSYRVFYDKRENLWFSNINGLSEFSKGNLYSYYGNNQLLTKRINDICELDDGTIVLATDGYGILFLRDKKLFKVITQKEGLADNICKRLFIKDNYIWVITNNGINKLFLKDNQIKVEAFEYTNSLLSDDVNCLYIDDRYAYFATNNGLIYFSYKNANQTNEPPKVFISSVINNKIKLGLNDPLYTLPPANNNITFTYSAIDFQNKNITYRYRLKADANWTETKNRRLEFSSMEPGDYVFEISARSNNSRWSVPAKVSFSLKKHFWQTYWFLGGIFVLAGFAFYKAAVIVTQRQKNKEQQQLLLKNQILMLEQRALQAMMNPHFVFNVMNSIQHYINTKDTNSANKILTGFARLIRKNLEICTRSFISLDEELEYLELYLSLEKKRFGEKFKYNIQINPVIDKEETLIPSMILQPYIENAIWHGLMPKEEGGKIDIRIDLQGTAHLLIEIIDDGIGIENSLRSKKGRHQSKGMSLTNERINLLNQVEVNPVRIEIRQNGISGTYVSVLIPLKR; this is encoded by the coding sequence ATGAAAAATAATACGCTGAGGCAGGCATCGTTTTTTTTAGCAGTCACTGCATTGTTTTTGAGCTTTAAATTGTGTGGTTATGCGCAAACAACCTATCTGCAGCACTTCAGCACAAAAAACGGTTTGCCCAGCAACAACTGTTATTATACACTTCAGGATTCAAAAGGATATATCTGGATCAGCAGCGACGCAGGGGTAAGCCGGTTTGACGGCAAACTGTTTGAAAACTTTTCCATAGACGACGGGTTGCCTGACAACCAGATCCTGCAAATGAAGGAAGACAGGAGCGGAAAAATCTGGTTCCTGGCACTGAATGGTCAGCTCAGCTATTACTTCAACGGAAAAATATACAACGAAACCAATAACCAGTTGCTGAAATTATTGAAATTTAATGCTGTGGTGGTCTCTTTTTTTGAAGACAGCAAAGGCCGCATCTGGTTTGGCACCAATAAGAACCTGTTGGTGATGTACGATGGAAAATCAATTATGAAATACATGTCGGCCAATGCCAGTCTGCAATTTATCAATACCTTTATTCATGAAGACAGGGCCGGAAACATTTGGGCCTTTGGTAAAGCCTGTGTAAGGGTCTTTAAAAATAAACAATTTCATATTGTACCTCACGTTACCCTGCCCCTCTCCTATAAAACCTCATTAAATCTGCCAGACAAAACAATGGCTTATCTTGGGCGCAATGGACTGAACATACACAACGGTTTAAGGCAACAATACACCAGACTAAAGATAGACAGCACCTTACTCACAAATGACCTGGGTTTTTTCTTTCTGGATAAGAACAACGATATATGGCTGAGCAACAGCAATGGCATTTACCATACTGAACCCTATGGTAAAACAACTCGGTATTTGATTAATATATCCAGCAGTCAGGTCATAAAAGATTCTAAAAACAACATGTGGTTTACCACCAACTCCGGTATATATATGCTGCCCAGGAAAGAAGAACGTCTGTACCTGATCAACAGTGGCAATGGCTTAAATACTGACGGGGTAAAAAGTATAATGAAGGATGATCAGCAGAGATTGTGGTTGGGTATGGACGATGCCAGCATCAATATTCTGCAGCCAAACAGTTACAAAGTGAGTAAAATCCAGTTACCGGAACGAAAGAAATACGCCACCATCAAGCAGCTTGATTTAGATACGCTCAATGATGCCATGTATTTTGCTTCCGATTATGGGATGGGAAGGTTAACAGGGATTCATGACCAAAAACCAAAAATTGAGTATCTGAAGGAGACCAATGATTCTTTGTATGTCGTCAAATCCTTTAGTATTGGCAAAGACAATAGCCTGGCCCTGGCCCTTTCCTCAGGCGTTTTCATCTTACCCGACCGGATCCGTAAATTTGAGTTCACTTCGTTGTATTTCAGGCAGGGGGTTGGTTTTTTTAACAACAGGTCCTACCGTGTATTTTATGACAAAAGAGAAAATTTGTGGTTTTCCAATATCAATGGCCTTTCCGAATTTTCGAAAGGAAACTTGTATAGCTATTACGGGAACAACCAATTGCTCACCAAAAGGATAAATGACATTTGCGAACTGGATGACGGAACCATTGTATTGGCAACGGATGGTTATGGCATTCTGTTCCTGAGGGACAAAAAGCTCTTTAAAGTGATTACACAAAAAGAGGGCCTGGCGGATAACATTTGCAAGCGTCTTTTTATCAAAGACAACTACATTTGGGTAATTACCAATAATGGGATCAACAAGCTCTTTTTAAAAGATAACCAGATTAAGGTTGAAGCTTTTGAATATACCAATTCTCTGCTGTCTGATGATGTGAACTGCCTGTACATAGATGATCGCTATGCTTATTTTGCCACCAATAACGGGCTGATCTATTTTTCTTATAAAAATGCAAACCAGACCAATGAACCCCCTAAGGTGTTCATTTCATCCGTAATAAACAATAAAATAAAACTGGGGCTAAATGATCCGCTGTATACACTGCCCCCGGCAAACAACAACATCACATTTACCTACAGTGCTATTGATTTTCAAAATAAAAACATCACTTATCGGTATCGTTTAAAAGCAGATGCCAATTGGACAGAGACCAAAAACAGACGACTTGAGTTTTCCTCTATGGAGCCAGGTGATTATGTTTTTGAGATCAGTGCGAGGTCCAATAACAGCAGGTGGAGCGTGCCTGCCAAAGTGAGCTTCTCTTTAAAGAAACATTTCTGGCAAACCTACTGGTTCCTTGGAGGTATCTTTGTTTTGGCCGGCTTTGCCTTTTATAAGGCTGCAGTAATAGTAACACAGCGACAAAAAAACAAGGAGCAACAGCAGCTGCTGCTAAAAAACCAGATCCTGATGCTCGAACAGCGCGCACTCCAGGCCATGATGAACCCGCATTTTGTTTTTAATGTGATGAATTCCATACAACATTACATCAATACCAAAGACACCAATTCGGCCAATAAAATATTAACCGGTTTTGCCAGGCTGATCAGGAAAAACCTGGAAATATGTACCAGGAGTTTTATCAGTCTGGATGAGGAACTGGAATACCTGGAACTTTACCTGAGTTTGGAGAAAAAGAGATTTGGAGAAAAATTTAAATATAACATCCAGATAAACCCGGTCATTGACAAGGAAGAAACGCTGATCCCATCAATGATCCTGCAGCCTTATATAGAAAACGCCATCTGGCATGGCTTAATGCCTAAAGAAGAGGGTGGAAAGATCGATATCCGGATTGATTTGCAGGGCACTGCGCACCTGCTGATCGAAATTATTGATGATGGTATAGGTATTGAGAATTCGCTGCGCAGCAAAAAAGGCCGGCACCAGAGTAAAGGCATGAGCCTGACTAATGAACGGATCAATTTGCTGAATCAGGTTGAAGTAAATCCAGTACGGATTGAGATCAGACAGAACGGTATTTCAGGTACATACGTATCTGTTTTGATCCCTTTAAAACGGTAA
- a CDS encoding LytR/AlgR family response regulator transcription factor: MLNTIIVDDEEFARSSLYFLLQENCEDVHISGIAKSVSEARNLLTQHSVDLIFLDIAMPGENGFELIPYAQSSKAHIIFTTAYDQYALKAIKANALDYLLKPIDIDELKVAVDKALRFIALNKNENNRNESLQNLAVNLSDRAEIRKISLPNGQGYTLVNIDDIIHIEADSNYSVFYFANRDRITVSKVLKEYEEILPDHQFVRIHKSSIVNLNYLKEYNSRNGLEVILKNGEKLAVSRRRASDFAERIKSYTRP; this comes from the coding sequence GTGCTGAATACAATTATTGTAGATGATGAAGAATTTGCCCGCTCCTCCCTTTACTTTTTGTTACAGGAGAATTGCGAGGACGTGCACATATCGGGTATTGCAAAGTCAGTATCCGAAGCAAGGAATTTACTGACACAACATTCTGTAGACCTGATCTTTCTGGACATTGCCATGCCCGGCGAAAACGGATTTGAGCTCATCCCCTATGCACAATCCAGTAAGGCACATATTATTTTCACCACTGCATATGACCAGTATGCTTTAAAAGCAATTAAGGCCAATGCCCTCGATTACCTGCTCAAACCCATCGACATTGATGAACTCAAAGTAGCAGTAGACAAGGCGCTAAGGTTTATCGCATTGAACAAAAACGAAAATAACCGTAACGAAAGTCTGCAAAATCTCGCAGTAAATCTTTCTGACAGGGCGGAGATCCGTAAGATCAGCCTGCCCAACGGACAGGGCTATACCCTGGTCAATATTGACGACATCATTCATATTGAGGCCGATAGCAATTATTCTGTATTTTACTTTGCCAACAGGGACAGGATCACTGTATCCAAGGTATTGAAGGAATATGAGGAAATATTGCCTGACCATCAATTTGTCAGGATCCACAAATCCAGTATTGTTAACCTCAATTATCTAAAGGAGTACAATTCAAGGAACGGATTGGAAGTGATCCTCAAAAATGGTGAAAAACTTGCAGTATCCAGGCGCCGGGCGAGTGATTTTGCTGAACGGATTAAATCTTATACACGCCCTTGA
- the mqnC gene encoding cyclic dehypoxanthinyl futalosine synthase — translation MNTAELLHRALNFDFLTKEEGVFLYHHAATAELAYVANELRKKQVPSGKVTWQIDRNVNTTNVCIANCKFCNFFRRPGHEESYITDIETYKQKIEETFRLGGDQLLLQGGHHPDLGLKFYADLFKQLKELYPDLKLHALGPPEIAHVAKLEGLSHTEVLKALKEAGMDSLPGAGAEILNDRVRRLISKGKCGGQEWLDVMRAAHQLHITTSATMMFGHVETIEERFEHLVWIREVQSEKPADAKGFLAFIPWPFQDDGTLLKRLRGISNTVSGDEYIRMLALSRIMLPNIKNIQASWLTVGKNVAELCLHAGANDFGSIMIEENVVSAAGAPHRFTAKGIQDAIREAGFEPQLRGQQYNYRDLPDHLEEQVINY, via the coding sequence ATGAATACTGCCGAATTACTACACAGGGCCTTGAATTTCGACTTTTTAACTAAAGAAGAGGGTGTTTTTTTATATCATCATGCAGCTACTGCTGAGTTGGCCTATGTAGCCAATGAACTGAGAAAAAAACAGGTACCCAGTGGAAAAGTGACCTGGCAGATCGATAGGAATGTGAATACAACCAATGTTTGTATTGCCAACTGTAAATTCTGTAATTTTTTCAGAAGGCCCGGCCACGAAGAAAGTTACATTACTGATATTGAAACTTATAAGCAAAAGATTGAAGAAACTTTCAGACTGGGAGGCGACCAGCTGCTGTTGCAGGGTGGGCACCATCCCGATCTGGGCCTGAAGTTTTATGCAGACTTGTTTAAACAATTGAAGGAATTGTATCCGGATCTGAAACTTCATGCTTTAGGCCCGCCGGAAATTGCTCACGTGGCAAAGCTGGAAGGCTTATCGCATACCGAAGTTCTAAAGGCCCTGAAAGAAGCTGGTATGGATTCCCTTCCTGGTGCCGGCGCAGAGATCCTGAACGACAGGGTAAGAAGATTGATCTCGAAAGGAAAGTGCGGCGGACAGGAATGGCTGGACGTAATGCGGGCAGCACATCAATTGCACATCACCACCTCCGCCACTATGATGTTTGGCCATGTGGAAACTATCGAAGAACGTTTTGAGCACCTGGTATGGATCAGGGAAGTGCAAAGTGAAAAGCCCGCCGATGCCAAGGGCTTCCTGGCGTTTATCCCCTGGCCTTTTCAGGATGACGGCACCTTACTGAAACGTCTGAGGGGCATCAGCAATACGGTTTCCGGTGATGAGTACATCAGGATGCTGGCCCTGAGCAGGATCATGCTGCCCAACATCAAGAACATACAGGCATCCTGGCTCACGGTAGGTAAAAATGTGGCAGAACTTTGCCTGCATGCCGGAGCGAATGATTTTGGCTCAATTATGATCGAGGAGAATGTAGTATCGGCAGCAGGTGCCCCGCACCGCTTTACGGCAAAAGGAATACAAGATGCGATCAGAGAAGCCGGGTTTGAGCCGCAGTTACGCGGGCAACAGTACAATTACCGCGACCTGCCCGATCATCTGGAAGAACAGGTGATCAATTATTAG
- a CDS encoding M16 family metallopeptidase, with amino-acid sequence MVDFNRFTLSNGLRVLVHEDDTTPMAVLNILYDVGARDEEEGKTGFAHLFEHLMFGGSVNIPSYDEPLQRVGGENNAFTSNDITNYYITLPAVNLETAFWLESDRMLSLAFSEKSLETQRNVVCEEFKQRYLNQPYGDVWLKLRPLAYTTHPYRWATIGQDLKQIEDAKMEDVKAFFKKHYNPQNAIMVVGGNVKTEEIKVLAEKWFAPIPAGEKYLRKLPKEPLQTVERKETATADVPLNAIYMAFKMPARVDSDYQVYDLMSDVLSQGQSSRLYNSLLKEQQLFSDIHAYITSSIDEGLFIIEGKLVEGVSIERAEAAIWTELDKLRAEPVAETEITKVKNKSESIMVFAEMNLLDKAMNLAYYELLGDAGGLNTEIDKYLAVSPERIQQAAKTTFVKAQCSTLYYLTANNA; translated from the coding sequence ATGGTAGATTTTAATCGTTTTACACTAAGTAATGGCTTACGTGTGCTGGTACATGAAGATGATACTACACCGATGGCAGTGCTGAATATTTTATATGATGTTGGTGCAAGGGACGAAGAAGAGGGAAAAACTGGTTTTGCTCATTTGTTTGAGCACCTTATGTTTGGAGGCTCGGTAAACATACCCAGCTACGATGAACCCTTACAACGGGTGGGGGGCGAAAACAATGCCTTCACCAGTAACGACATTACCAATTACTACATCACCCTCCCGGCGGTTAACCTTGAAACTGCTTTTTGGCTGGAGAGTGACCGGATGCTGAGCCTTGCTTTTTCAGAGAAAAGCCTGGAAACGCAGCGAAATGTGGTTTGCGAAGAATTTAAACAACGCTACCTGAACCAGCCTTATGGCGATGTATGGCTAAAACTAAGACCATTGGCCTATACCACACACCCTTACCGCTGGGCAACCATTGGTCAGGACCTGAAGCAAATTGAGGATGCAAAAATGGAGGATGTAAAAGCATTTTTCAAAAAGCATTATAACCCTCAAAATGCCATCATGGTTGTAGGTGGAAACGTAAAAACAGAAGAGATAAAAGTTTTGGCAGAAAAATGGTTTGCACCAATTCCGGCTGGCGAAAAATACCTGAGGAAGCTGCCGAAGGAGCCTCTGCAAACAGTGGAGAGAAAGGAAACAGCAACCGCTGATGTGCCTTTAAATGCCATTTATATGGCTTTTAAAATGCCAGCCCGGGTCGATAGCGATTATCAGGTATACGATCTGATGTCGGACGTATTGTCGCAGGGGCAGTCATCCAGGTTGTACAACAGCCTGCTCAAAGAGCAGCAATTATTCAGTGATATTCATGCCTACATCACCAGCAGTATAGACGAAGGGCTCTTCATTATTGAAGGTAAACTTGTAGAAGGTGTAAGTATAGAAAGGGCAGAAGCAGCTATCTGGACAGAACTGGATAAGCTTAGGGCAGAGCCGGTTGCCGAAACGGAAATCACTAAAGTGAAAAACAAATCAGAATCTATAATGGTATTTGCCGAAATGAACCTTTTGGATAAAGCCATGAACCTGGCTTATTATGAATTGCTGGGGGATGCCGGGGGACTGAATACCGAGATCGATAAATACCTTGCTGTTAGTCCGGAACGTATTCAGCAAGCTGCCAAAACTACTTTTGTGAAAGCACAATGTTCAACTTTATATTATTTAACCGCCAACAATGCTTAA